Part of the Pseudomonas sp. P8_241 genome is shown below.
CTTCGGTCTTCATGATCAGCCAGGTACAACCGAGCAGCGCATACGCCACGACGAGCGCCGCTCCGCAGAACAACGTGAACGGGGTCAGCCAGTCCAGTGAGCCACCGGCAAACTGCCGATTGACCACCGGCAATCCGTCGATGAATGCACCCAGCGCCACCCCCTGGAAGAACGTGGCGGCAATCGAGCCGCCGATGAAGGCCTTGTCCCACAGGTGACGCTTGTCGTCCTTGGCCTTGAAGCGGAACTCGAAGGCCACGCCGCGGAAGATCAGCCCGATCAACATGAAGATCAGCGGTAGATACAACGCCGAGAGCACCACCGAATAGGCCAGCGGAAAGGCGCCAAACAACGCCGCGCCGCCCAGCACCAGCCAGGTTTCGTTGCCATCCCAGACCGGGGCGACAGTGTTCATCATCACATCACGGTCGGTTTTACCGGGAATGAACGGGAAGAGAATCCCGATACCCAGGTCAAAGCCATCCATGACCACGTACATCATGATGCCGAAGATGATGATCACGGCCCAGATCAGCGGAAGATCAATACCCATGATTCAAATCTCCTTGGTCACGGCGTGGTCGGCATCAGCGTGCTCGTCGTCGGCTGCGGACAGCGGACGGGCGGGCGTACGTTTTTGGCCTGGACCACCGTCGTTGGTTTCCTTGCCTTCGTCGATCTTCGGCCCTTTGCGCACCAGGCGCATCATGTAGCCCAGGCCGGCGCCAAACAGCGCGAAATACACCACGACGAACAGGATCAGGGTGATGCTCATCTGCACGAAACTATGGTTGGAGGACGCATCCGCCGTGCGCATCAAGCCATACACCACCCACGGCTGGCGGCCGATTTCCGTCGTGAACCATCCGGCGAGAATCGCGATCAGGCCGGATGGCCCCATCCACAGCGCCAGATACAGAAAAGGTCGCGAGGTATAGAGCTTGTCACGCTTGCGCAACCACAGGCTCCACAAGCCGGTGAAGATCATCAGGAAGCCCAGGCCAACCATGATCCGGAACGACCAGAACACGATGGTCGAGTTCGGCCGGTCTTCAGGCGGGAATTCCTTGAGTGCCGGCACCTGTTTATCCAGCGAGTGAGTAAGGATCAGGCTGCCCAGGTAAGGGATCTCTACGGCAAATTTGGTTCTCTCCTCTTTCATGTCCGGCCAGCCGAACAGGATCAACGGAGTCGCCTCATCGCCCTTGTTTTCCCAGTGCCCCTCGATTGCCGCAATTTTTGCTGGCTGATGCTCGAGCGTGTTGAGGCCGTGGAAGTCACCGATAACGGCCTGGATCGGCGCGACAATCAGGGCCATCCACATCGCCATCGAAAGCATTTTACGGATCGCCGGGTTGTCCTTGCCGCGCAGCAAATGCCAGGCCGCGGAAGATCCGACAAAGAACGCCGTGGCGACGAACGCCGCCGTCGCCATGTGCATCAGGCGGTACGGGAACGATGGGTTGAAGATAATCGCCAGCCAGTCGGTGGGGATGACCTGGCCATTGATGATTTCGAAGCCTTGCGGGGTTTGCATCCAGCTGTTGGAGGCGAGAATCCAGAAGGTCGAGATCAGTGTGCCGATGGCCACCATGACCGTGGAGAAGAAGTGCAGGCCACGCCCGACTTTGTTCCAGCCGAACAGCATCACACCCAGAAACCCGGCCTCGAGGAAAAATGCCGTGAGCACTTCGTACGTCAGCAACGGACCGGTCACCGCCCCGGCAAAATCGGAGAAGCGGCTCCAGTTGGTGCCGAACTGATAGGCCATGACCAGGCCAGAAACCACCCCCATGCCGAAGTTGACGGCGAAGATCTTCGACCAGAAATGGTAGAGGTCACGGTAGGTGTCGTTGTGGGTTTTCAGCCACAGGCCTTCGAGAACCGCCAGGTAGCTCGCCAGACCGATGGTGATGGCCGGAAACAGGATGTGGAACGAGATGGTGAACGCGAACTGAATTCGGGCGAGATCAAGTGCCTCTAAACCGAACATAAGTCTTCCTCTGTCAGGTAGTACGGCTGCGGGCTGAAAGCCTGCACCCACGGCCCCCACGGATATGGAGTGTGGCGAATCTCTGTTTGTTCTTTTTTTATACGCATCACAACGCAGGGAGTCAGGCCTTGCGGCCGCCGGATCAATTCCATTTGAGGGTTTTGATCTGGATCAATCAACGTTGAAAGAGTAGTCCCATTTCCGGGGAGGACTCGCGTGGTCTTTTGCCGCGTGACAAGTTGCCTCAGGGGTGGCGAAATGGCCTGAAACAGATTTTTGGATAGAACAACATCAATGTGGTGAGGGGGCTCGTCCCCGTCAGGTTGTGAAGCGACCTCAGCCCCGGCAAAAAATGGATTTATCAGTTAGCCCTGCTTGATCGTT
Proteins encoded:
- the cydB gene encoding cytochrome d ubiquinol oxidase subunit II; this encodes MGIDLPLIWAVIIIFGIMMYVVMDGFDLGIGILFPFIPGKTDRDVMMNTVAPVWDGNETWLVLGGAALFGAFPLAYSVVLSALYLPLIFMLIGLIFRGVAFEFRFKAKDDKRHLWDKAFIGGSIAATFFQGVALGAFIDGLPVVNRQFAGGSLDWLTPFTLFCGAALVVAYALLGCTWLIMKTEGKLQEQMHDLARPLAFVLLAVIGIVSIWTPLAHAEIAARWFTLPNLFWFLPVPILVLVTMYGLIRAVARNAHYTPFLLTLVLIFLGYSGLGISLWPNIVPPSISIWDAAAPPQSQGFMLVGTLFIIPFILGYTFWSYYVFRGKVTHEDGYH
- a CDS encoding cytochrome ubiquinol oxidase subunit I: MFGLEALDLARIQFAFTISFHILFPAITIGLASYLAVLEGLWLKTHNDTYRDLYHFWSKIFAVNFGMGVVSGLVMAYQFGTNWSRFSDFAGAVTGPLLTYEVLTAFFLEAGFLGVMLFGWNKVGRGLHFFSTVMVAIGTLISTFWILASNSWMQTPQGFEIINGQVIPTDWLAIIFNPSFPYRLMHMATAAFVATAFFVGSSAAWHLLRGKDNPAIRKMLSMAMWMALIVAPIQAVIGDFHGLNTLEHQPAKIAAIEGHWENKGDEATPLILFGWPDMKEERTKFAVEIPYLGSLILTHSLDKQVPALKEFPPEDRPNSTIVFWSFRIMVGLGFLMIFTGLWSLWLRKRDKLYTSRPFLYLALWMGPSGLIAILAGWFTTEIGRQPWVVYGLMRTADASSNHSFVQMSITLILFVVVYFALFGAGLGYMMRLVRKGPKIDEGKETNDGGPGQKRTPARPLSAADDEHADADHAVTKEI